A window of the Gossypium hirsutum isolate 1008001.06 chromosome A03, Gossypium_hirsutum_v2.1, whole genome shotgun sequence genome harbors these coding sequences:
- the LOC107950358 gene encoding E3 ubiquitin-protein ligase COP1 isoform X1, which translates to MLRLDLAITLRIEFDRDDELFAAAGVSWGIKVFDYSMVLNEPADVHCPVVEMCTRSKLSCLSWNKYSKNHIASSDYEGTVTVWDIFNKSN; encoded by the exons ATGTTGCGTCTGGATCTAGCAATTACATTGCG CATAGAATTTGATCGTGATGATGAGTTGTTTGCTGCTGCTGGAGTGTCTTGGGGCATTAAAGTCTTCGATTACTCAATG GTCCTAAATGAACCGGCGGATGTACACTGTCCTGTTGTGGAGATGTGCACACGTTCTAAACTTAGTTGCTTGAGCTGGAACAAGTATAGTAAGAATCATATAGCTAGTAGTGATTATGAGGGGACAGTAACTGTATGGGATATCTTTAACAAATCCAATTAA
- the LOC107950358 gene encoding E3 ubiquitin-protein ligase COP1 isoform X2 → MSIEFDRDDELFAAAGVSWGIKVFDYSMVLNEPADVHCPVVEMCTRSKLSCLSWNKYSKNHIASSDYEGTVTVWDIFNKSN, encoded by the exons ATGAG CATAGAATTTGATCGTGATGATGAGTTGTTTGCTGCTGCTGGAGTGTCTTGGGGCATTAAAGTCTTCGATTACTCAATG GTCCTAAATGAACCGGCGGATGTACACTGTCCTGTTGTGGAGATGTGCACACGTTCTAAACTTAGTTGCTTGAGCTGGAACAAGTATAGTAAGAATCATATAGCTAGTAGTGATTATGAGGGGACAGTAACTGTATGGGATATCTTTAACAAATCCAATTAA
- the LOC107950357 gene encoding non-specific phospholipase C1: MENRSFDHLLGWLKSTRPDIDGLSGTESNPVNVADPNSPFISVSDDALFVDSDPGHSFQAIREQIFGSNDSSADSAPMNGFAQQAESMGEGMGRTVMSGFKPSRLPVYTKLANEFGVLDRWFASVPASTQPNRFYVHSATSFGATSNVKKDLIHGFPQKTIFDSLDENGLSFGIYYQNIPATLFFKSLRKLKFLTKFHNYALKFRLHARLGKLPNYVVVEQRYFDVKEFPANDDHPSHDVARGQRFVKEVYEILRSSPQWKEMALLITYDEHGGFYDHVPTPVSGVPNPDGIIGPDPFYFKFNRLGVRVPTLLVSRWIDKATVIHEPTGPTPSSQFEHSSIPATVKKLFNLNSNFLTKRDAWAATFENYFKLRTTPRTDCPETLPEVTTSLRPWGPQEDASLSEFQVELVQLASQLNGDYVLNTYPSIGKSMRVGEANRYVEDAVKRFLEAGKAAIRAGANESAIVTMRPSLTSRIEDRSQHVEAY, encoded by the exons ATGGAAAACCGTTCTTTTGACCATCTTTTGGGTTGGCTCAAATCGACCCGACCCGACATAGACGGTCTCTCCGGCACAGAGTCAAACCCAGTCAACGTCGCCGACCCCAACTCCCCCTTTATCTCTGTCTCCGACGATGCTCTCTTTGTCGACTCCGACCCAGGCCACTCTTTTCAAGCGATCAGAGAACAGATTTTCGGGTCGAACGACAGCTCTGCTGACTCGGCTCCTATGAACGGCTTCGCCCAACAAGCGGAGAGCATGGGTGAAGGAATGGGTAGAACCGTGATGAGCGGATTTAAACCGAGTCGGTTACCGGTTTACACGAAGTTAGCGAACGAGTTCGGCGTTCTCGACCGGTGGTTTGCTTCGGTTCCGGCTTCGACTCAACCTAACAGGTTTTACGTTCATTCAGCAACGTCGTTTGGGGCGACGAGTAATGTCAAGAAAGACCTCATCCATGGATTCCCCCAAAAGACGATTTTCGATTCGTTGGACGAAAACGGCCTCAGCTTCGGCATTTATTACCAAAACATCCCTGCCACCCTTTTCTTCAAAAGCCTAAGGAAATTAAAGTTCTTGACCAAATTCCACAACTACGCTTTGAAGTTCCGGCTCCACGCGCGGCTTGGGAAGCTGCCGAATTACGTGGTGGTGGAGCAGCGTTACTTCGACGTGAAGGAGTTTCCGGCGAACGACGACCACCCGTCGCATGACGTGGCGCGTGGGCAGAGGTTCGTGAAGGAGGTGTACGAGATACTGAGAAGTAGCCCGCAGTGGAAAGAGATGGCGCTTCTGATCACGTACGATGAGCACGGAGGGTTTTATGATCACGTTCCGACACCTGTCTCGGGTGTTCCTAACCCGGACGGAATAATTGGACCCGACCCGTTTTATTTCAAGTTCAATAGGCTTGGTGTTAGGGTCCCCACTCTCTTGGTCTCTCGCTGGATCGATAAGGCAACTG TGATCCACGAGCCAACTGGGCCAACACCGTCTTCCCAATTTGAACATTCTTCCATCCCTGCAACTGTGAAGAAGCTCTTCAACCTGAATTCAAATTTCCTGACAAAGAGGGATGCCTGGGCTGCtacatttgaaaattattttaagctGCGTACTACTCCACGAACTGACTGTCCTG AAACTCTTCCAGAGGTGACGACTTCATTGAGGCCATGGGGGCCACAAGAAGATGCTAGCCTCTCAGAATTCCAAGTTGAGCTGGTTCAGCTTGCATCACAGCTCAATGGTGATTATGTCCTCAATACTTACCCTTCTATTGGGAAAAGCATGCGAGTAGGTGAAGCCAACCGATACGTAGAAGATGCAGTCAAGAGGTTCCTGGAAGCCGGAAAGGCTGCTATAAGAGCCGGAGCTAATGAATCTGCAATTGTTACAATGAGGCCTTCTCTTACCAGTCGAATCGAGGATCGGAGTCAACATGTGGAAGCCTATTAG
- the LOC107950356 gene encoding GRF1-interacting factor 2 isoform X2 has translation MQQPPQLMNITTEQIQKYLEENKELIMAIMENHNQGKLAESASYQAQLQQNLMYLAKIADAQPQASASASSQIPPQSAIPQEQHVSAQAAMAKQHPCFLAPKLPFHLNDQPQQQQPEQSVYLQQQQFNQPQVGLRSVAPSGTYLGVQTGMGNNFMSIQGNKQDSSEDVGGEGFRKSSSGRDNMRA, from the exons ATGCAGCAGCCTCCACAGTTGATGAACATCACCACTGAGCAGATTCAAaag TACCTAGAGGAGAATAAGGAGTTGATTATGGCAATAATGGAGAACCACAACCAGGGAAAGTTGGCTGAGAGTGCCTC GTATCAAGCACAGCTGCAGCAGAACCTAATGTATCTAGCTAAAATTGCTGATGCACAACCACAGGCATCGGCATCAGCATCTTCCCAG ATACCTCCACAGTCTGCAATACCACAAGAGCAGCATGTGTCTGCACAAGCTGCAATGGCTAAGCAGCATCCCTGTTTCTTAGCCCCAAAGTTGCCTTTCCATTTGAATGATCAGCCACAGCAGCAGCAACCAGAGCAGTCCGTGTATCTCCAGCAGCAGCAGTTCAACCAGCCACAAGTTGGGTTAAGATCTGTTGCCCCTAGTGGCACGTATCTCGGGGTGCAAACTGGTATGGGTAACAATTTCATGAGCATTCAAGGAAACAAACAAGATAGCTCAGAAGATGTTGGTGGTGAAGGTTTCCGAAAATCGTCGTCTGGGCGTGATAACATGAGGGCTTGA
- the LOC107950356 gene encoding GRF1-interacting factor 2 isoform X1 has translation MQQPPQLMNITTEQIQKYLEENKELIMAIMENHNQGKLAESASYQAQLQQNLMYLAKIADAQPQASASASSQSLQIPPQSAIPQEQHVSAQAAMAKQHPCFLAPKLPFHLNDQPQQQQPEQSVYLQQQQFNQPQVGLRSVAPSGTYLGVQTGMGNNFMSIQGNKQDSSEDVGGEGFRKSSSGRDNMRA, from the exons ATGCAGCAGCCTCCACAGTTGATGAACATCACCACTGAGCAGATTCAAaag TACCTAGAGGAGAATAAGGAGTTGATTATGGCAATAATGGAGAACCACAACCAGGGAAAGTTGGCTGAGAGTGCCTC GTATCAAGCACAGCTGCAGCAGAACCTAATGTATCTAGCTAAAATTGCTGATGCACAACCACAGGCATCGGCATCAGCATCTTCCCAG TCGTTGCAGATACCTCCACAGTCTGCAATACCACAAGAGCAGCATGTGTCTGCACAAGCTGCAATGGCTAAGCAGCATCCCTGTTTCTTAGCCCCAAAGTTGCCTTTCCATTTGAATGATCAGCCACAGCAGCAGCAACCAGAGCAGTCCGTGTATCTCCAGCAGCAGCAGTTCAACCAGCCACAAGTTGGGTTAAGATCTGTTGCCCCTAGTGGCACGTATCTCGGGGTGCAAACTGGTATGGGTAACAATTTCATGAGCATTCAAGGAAACAAACAAGATAGCTCAGAAGATGTTGGTGGTGAAGGTTTCCGAAAATCGTCGTCTGGGCGTGATAACATGAGGGCTTGA
- the LOC107950355 gene encoding cytochrome b5, whose product MGSESKIHTFEEVAKHNKDKDCWLIISGKVYDVTPFMADHPGGGEVLLSATGKDGTNDFEDIGHSEDAREMMEQYYIGEIDAETVPQKRTYIPPHQMSNDPASEFFIKILQFLVPLLLLGLAISLRNYTKKE is encoded by the exons atgggtTCAGAATCAAAGATACACACTTTTGAAGAGGTTGCAAAGCATAACAAGGACAAAGATTGCTGGCTAATTATTTCAGGGAAG GTGTATGATGTAACACCATTTATGGCTGATCATCCCGGAGGCGGTGAAGTATTGCTGTCGGCAACTG GGAAGGATGGCACAAATGATTTTGAAGATATAGGGCACAGTGAGGATGCAAGAGAAATGATGGAACAGTACTACATTGGGGAGATTGATGCAGAAACTGTTCCGCAAAAGCGCACCTACATTCCCCCACACCAAATGTCCAACGATCCTGCCTCTGAATTCTTCATTAAGATCCTACAATTTCTAGTTCCTCTTTTGCTTCTCGGCTTGGCTATTTCACTTCGTAACTACACTAAGAAAGAGTAG
- the LOC107950354 gene encoding metal-nicotianamine transporter YSL3, with translation MNMEEMKEIERVERQDSEEMNNEQEELKRIAPWMKQITIRGLVASLLIGIIYSVIVMKLNLTTGLVPNLNVSAALLAFVFIRSWTKLLQKAGIVSTPFTRQENTIIQTCAVACYSIAVGGGFGSYLLGLNRKTYDQAGIGTEGNNPWSIKEPGIGWMVGFLFVSCFVGLLALVPLRKIMIIDYKLSYPSGTATSVLINGFHTPKGDKIAKKQVHGFVNFFSLSFLWAFFQWFYAGGDKCGFAQFPTFGLKAWKNSFYFDFSMTYIGAGMICSHLVNLSLLLGAVLSWGVMWPLIGGLKGEWFPATLPESSMKSLNGYKVFISIALILGDGLYNFLKILFLIARGIHTNVKVRSLKTFSHDQKQQQIHLQRNELFVRENIPIWVACAGYTIFSILSIVVIPLMFPELKWYYIVVAYILAPSLSFCNAYGAGLTDMNMAYNYGKVALFVLAAMSGKENGVVAGLVGCGLIKSIVSISSDLMHDFKTGHLTLTSPRSMLVSQAIGTAIGCVVAPLTFFLFYKAFDVGNPDGEYKAPYALIYRNMAILGVQGFSALPHHCLQLCYGFFAFAIAANLLRDFSPKNIGKWVPLPMAMAVPFLVGAYFAIDMCVGSLVVFGWYKLNGKKADLMVPAVASGLICGDGLWLLPSSILALFKVRPPICMSFFAST, from the exons ATGAACATGGAAGAGATGAAGGAGATTGAGAGAGTTGAGAGACAAGATTCAGAAGAGATGAACAATGAACAAGAGGAGTTGAAGAGGATTGCTCCTTGGATGAAACAGATAACCATTCGAGGACTGGTTGCTAGCCTTCTCATTGGGATCATATACAGTGTGATAGTGATGAAACTCAACCTCACAACAGGGCTAGTACCCAACCTCAACGTCTCGGCTGCTCTTCTTGCCTTTGTATTTATTAGGTCTTGGACGAAGCTGCTTCAAAAGGCTGGAATTGTTTCAACTCCATTTACCCGACAAGAGAATACCATAATTCAGACCTGTGCGGTTGCTTGTTATAGTATTGCTGTTGGAG GTGGTTTTGGGTCTTATCTATTGGGTTTAAACAGGAAGACATATGACCAAGCAGGCATTGGTACAGAAGGCAATAATCCTTGGAGCATCAAGGAACCTGGGATTGGTTGGATGGTTGGTTTTCTCTTTGTGAGCTGCTTTGTTGGTCTTCTGGCATTAGTTCCACTAAGAAAG ATCATGATAATTGACTACAAGTTGTCTTATCCAAGTGGAACTGCTACTTCTGTTCTCATTAATGGATTTCATACTCCTAAAGGAGACAAGATAGCTAA GAAACAGGTTCATGGGTTTGTGAATTTCTTTTCACTTAGTTTCCTCTGGGCCTTCTTCCAGTGGTTTTATGCAGGTGGAGATAAATGCGGATTTGCTCAGTTTCCTACATTTGGTTTGAAAGCATGGAAAAATTC GTTTTACTTTGATTTCAGCATGACTTACATAGGAGCAGGAATGATATGTTCACATCTTGTAAATTTATCTTTGCTTCTTGGGGCAGTGCTTTCTTGGGGAGTAATGTGGCCACTCATAGGTGGGCTCAAGGGAGAGTGGTTCCCTGCAACTTTACCAGAAAGCAGCATGAAGAGTCTAAATGGTTACAAG GTTTTCATTTCTATTGCTTTAATCCTAGGCGACGGGCTCTACAATTTTCTGAAGATACTATTTTTGATTGCTAGAGGCATTCATACCAATGTGAAAGTTAGAAGCCTTAAAACAT TTTCCCATGATCAGAAGCAGCAACAGATCCATCTTCAACGGAATGAACTATTTGTAAGAGAGAACATTCCAATTTGGGTAGCATGTGCAGGGTACACCATTTTTTCAATCCTTTCCATCGTTGTAATCCCTCTAATGTTCCCTGAGCTGAAATGGTACTATATAGTTGTTGCTTACATTCTCGCACCCTCTCTAAGTTTCTGCAACGCTTATGGTGCTGGTCTAACTGACATGAACATGGCCTATAATTATGGAAAAGTAGCCCTCTTTGTGCTAGCTGCCATGTCCGGAAAGGAAAATGGTGTGGTTGCTGGACTTGTTGGTTGTGGACTGATTAAGTCCATTGTTTCTATCTCTTCCGATTTGATGCATGATTTTAAGACTGGTCATTTAACTCTCACTTCTCCAAGATCCATGCTTGTCAGTCAGGCAATCGGAACTGCCATTGGCTGCGTTGTAGCTCCTCTTACATTCTTTCTCTTCTATAAAGCTTTCGATGTGGGGAACCCTGATGGTGAATATAAAGCACCATATGCTCTCATTTATCGAAATATGGCAATTCTAGGTGTGCAAGGCTTCTCGGCACTACCCCACCACTGTTTGCAGCTCTGCTATGGGTTTTTTGCCTTTGCCATAGCAGCCAACTTGTTGAGAGATTTTAGCCCTAAAAACATTGGGAAATGGGTTCCACTTCCAATGGCAATGGCCGTGCCTTTCCTCGTCGGTGCTTATTTTGCTATTGATATGTGTGTGGGGAGTTTGGTCGTGTTTGGATGGTACAAGCTGAATGGCAAGAAGGCTGATTTGATGGTTCCTGCTGTTGCATCCGGCTTGATTTGCGGAGATGGCTTGTGGCTTCTTCCTTCATCTATTCTTGCTTTGTTTAAGGTTCGTCCTCCAATCTGCATGAGCTTTTTCGCATCGACATAG